In the Acropora muricata isolate sample 2 chromosome 1, ASM3666990v1, whole genome shotgun sequence genome, one interval contains:
- the LOC136927316 gene encoding histamine H2 receptor-like — translation MEDRHIATVVTETTIFALVMIISFLGNLLVCYAVYRNPRLCNPSNYYIISLALTDILQASCSMPFSVAYLATGEWSFGTPACAFIAALKLSLTKVSSFNMALMALNRYYKVVKPNKYRAVFKPRNIVTTALLAWIIPMTFVILLVFVFDQEAKPNPGYAICVIPFPTLSLPVALGLTYSPYFIILFCYWKIYRKVKLHNANLSWQSSNAADVKVSKALFVTVVSFASLLLPAHITFTLQGVLRPIAFPRFVSLLAAFLLFMTSCTNPFIYGYMNRAFRSEFKKFLKRGHSVAEDGATGQNQRRRHRR, via the coding sequence ATGGAGGACAGACATATCGCAACTGTGGTAACAGAAACGACCATATTCGCACTGGTAATGATCAtttcatttcttggaaaccttcTCGTCTGTTATGCTGTTTATCGAAATCCAAGACTATGTAATCCAAGTAACTATTACATCATCTCCCTCGCTCTCACTGATATCTTACAAGCAAGTTGCTCCATGCCTTTCTCAGTCGCTTATCTAGCCACCGGTGAATGGTCTTTTGGGACTCCTGCCTGTGCATTCATTGCAGCTTTAAAGCTATCCCTGACAAAAGTTTCTTCATTCAACATGGCGTTAATGGCCCTGAACAGGTACTATAAAGTAGTTAAACCAAACAAGTACCGAGCGGTATTCAAGCCCAGGAACATCGTTACCACAGCTTTGTTGGCGTGGATAATACCAATGACATTTGTTATTCTTTTAGTTTTTGTATTTGATCAAGAAGCCAAACCAAATCCTGGCTACGCAATTTGTGTCATCCCATTTCCTACATTATCTCTTCCTGTGGCACTAGGTCTCACGTACTCGCCATACTTCATTATCCTATTTTGTTACTGGAAAATATACCGTAAAGTGAAACTGCATAATGCCAATCTTTCATGGCAGTCTTCAAACGCAGCTGATGTTAAAGTCAGCAAAGCGTTATTCGTTACTGTCGTTTCGTTTGCTAGTTTATTGTTGCCTGCGCATATTACATTCACCCTACAAGGAGTTCTAAGGCCCATCGCTTTCCCACGTTTTGTTTCTCTTCTAGCAGCTTTCCTTCTTTTTATGACTAGTTGTACAAATCCGTTTATTTACGGATACATGAACCGTGCTTTTAGAAGCGAATTTAAGAAATTCTTGAAGCGAGGCCATTCTGTAGCAGAAGATGGTGCCACAGGCCAGAACCAGAGGCGTCGCCACCGGCGTTAA
- the LOC136922106 gene encoding histamine H2 receptor-like, translated as MMEDRHIATVVTETTIFALVMIISFFGNLLVCYAVYRNPRLCNPSNYYIISLALTDILQASGSMPFSVAYLATGEWSFGTAACAFIAALKLSLAKISVFNMALMALNRYYKVVKPNKYQAVFKPRNIVITALLAWIIPMTFVILSVFVFDEEAKPNPGYALCVIQFPKLSLAAVFGLMYSPYFIIVFCYWKIYRKVKMHNANLSWQSSNAADVKVSKTLFVTVVSFVSVFFPANIIFTLHEFLWPTGFPRFVSLLAVFLIFMTSCTNPFIYGYMNRAFRNEFKKFLMPNRGHSVAEGGVTGHQS; from the coding sequence ATGATGGAGGACAGACATATCGCAACTGTGGTAACAGAAACGACCATATTCGCACTGGTAatgatcatttcattttttggaaaCCTTCTCGTCTGTTATGCTGTTTATCGAAATCCCAGACTGTGTAATCCAAGTAACTATTACATCATCTCCCTCGCTCTCACTGATATCTTGCAAGCAAGTGGCTCTATGCCTTTCTCAGTCGCTTATCTCGCCACAGGTGAATGGTCTTTTGGGACTGCTGCCTGTGCATTCATTGCAGCTTTAAAGCTATCCCTGGCAAAAATTTCTGTATTCAACATGGCGCTAATGGCCCTGAACAGGTACTATAAAGTAGTTAAACCGAACAAGTACCAAGCAGTATTCAAGCCGAGGAACATCGTCATTACAGCTTTGCTGGCGTGGATAATACCAATGACATTTGTTATTCTCTCAGTCTTTGTATTTGATGAAGAAGCCAAACCAAATCCTGGTTACGCACTTTGTGTCATCCAATTTCCTAAACTTTCTCTTGCTGCGGTATTCGGTCTCATGTATTCTCCATATTTCATTATCGTATTTTGTTACTGGAAAATATACCGTAAGGTAAAAATGCATAATGCCAATCTTTCATGGCAGTCTTCAAACGCTGCTGATGTTAAAGTCAGCAAAACGTTATTCGTTACTGTCGTTTCGTTTGTTAGTGTATTTTTTCCTGCAAATATTATATTCACCTTACATGAATTTCTATGGCCCACGGGTTTCCCACGTTTTGTTTCTCTTCTAGCAGTTTTCCTTATTTTCATGACTAGCTGTACCAATCCGTTTATTTACGGATACATGAACCGTGCTTTTAGAAACGAATTCAAGAAATTCTTGATGCCAAATCGCGGCCATTCTGTAGCAGAAGGTGGTGTCACAGGCCACCAGTCTTAA